GTGCAGCGCGGGCTTGTCCAGGGCGAAGAGGGCTTGGGCCAGCTCGGCCTCGGCAGGGGAGAGCTGCTGGCGGCTGGTGGAGACGTAGAGGATGAAGTCGGACTCCTTCGCGGCGGCCTGGGCCGAGGCCAGGATGGCCTGGGGCTGCTGGCGGGGGTAGGCGAGGGTGCGGAGGCTGGGGAAGCGCTCCTTTAGGCGGCGGGCGAGGTCCTGGGCGGCGGGGCCGTTCTCGTAGGCGCTCTCGCCGGGGGCGACGTCGGGGGCGACGAAGAGGATGCGGTCGGCGGGGCGGGGCAGGCGCACGGGGCCGTAGCGGGTGAGGCTGCGGGCGGCGGCCTCCTTCATCAGGGTGCGGTCGGCGGCCTCGGCTTGGGCGCGGTAGGGGCGGGGGGTACCGGGGAAGGCCTGGGCGGCCCTGGCCAGCCGCTCCAGGCTCTGCTCGAGGCGCTCGCGGGAGATGCTCCCGTCGGCGATGGCCTTCGCCAGGGCCTCGGCCTGGGCGGCCTGGACCGGCTTGGGGCCCAGCGCCAGCACCATGTCGGCCCCGGCGACGAAGGCCCGCACCGCCGCCGCGCCGGCGTCGGGGCTGAAGTGGGTGATGGCCTTCATGTCCATCGAGTCGGTGACCACCACCCCGTCGTAGCCCCACTCCTGGCGCAGCAGCCCGCTGAGGATGCGCCGAGAGAGGGTGGCGGGGTAATCGGGGTCGAGCTCGGGGTAGATGATGTGTGCGGTCATGAACGAGCCCACGCCCGCCGCCACCGCCCGCCGGAAGGGGAGGAATTCCAGGCGCTCGAGCAGGGCGCGGGGCTTCTGGACGACGGGGAGAGCCAGGTGCGAGTCGAGGTGGGTGTCGCCGTGGCCGGGGAAGTGCTTGACGCAGGCCATCACCCCGGCTTGCTCGAGGCCCTTCGCCCAGGCCAGCCCCAGCGCGGCCACCTTAGCGGGGTCGGAGCCGAAGCTGCGGTCGCCGATGACCGGGTTGAGCGGGTTGGTGTTGACGTCGAGGCTGGGGGCGAAGTTCCAGTTGATGCCCAGCGAGATCAAGGCTCGCCCCACCGCGCCGCCCACCGCCTCGGCCAGAGCCGCGTCGCCGGTGGCGCCGATGGCCATGGGCGCGGGGGCCTCAGGCAGGTCGGTGGTGCGCTGCACCGCGCCGCCCTCCTGGTCGATGGAGATGAGGCACTCCGGGCCCAGGATCTCGCGCAGCTCGGCCACCAGCCGGGCGAGTTGCTGCCGGTCTTGGATGTTCTTGCGGAACAGGCACACCGAGCCGAAGCGGTACTTCGCCAGGTGGGCGCGGGTGGCGTCGTCGAGCGCGGGAGTGGGGATGTCCACGCCCATCAGGCGTCCGGCAAGATGTAATGTTTTATCCATATTGACTCCTCTTGACAAAACTTTACTTCAAGTACTAGCTTCTTGGGTAGAGCGACACTTCAGAGGAGAGGCCATCCATGCCCAGGGACACGTCCAGTATCCCCCAACGCCTGCAAGGCGGGCTCATCGCGTCCTGTCAGCCCGTACGCGGAGGGCCCCTAGATCGGCCCCACCTGGTGGCGGCCCTGGCCCAGGCCACCGAGGCTGGCGGGGCCGTGGCCCTGCGCATCGAGGGCCTGGCCGACCTCGAGGCCACCCGCGCCGTCACCCGGTTGCCCATCATCGGGCTGCTCAAAAAGGAGGTGGGGGACTCGCCCGTCTACATCACCCCCCACCTCGCCGACGTGGAAGCCCTGGCCCACCGCGGCGCCGAGATCATCGCCTTCGACGCCACCCGGCGCCCGCGCCCGGTGCCGGTGGCCGACTTGATCGCGGCCGTCCACGCCCACGGCTGTTTGGCCATGGCCGACGTCTCCACCCTCGAGGAGGGCCTCGAGGCCCAC
The window above is part of the Calidithermus timidus DSM 17022 genome. Proteins encoded here:
- a CDS encoding N-acetylmannosamine-6-phosphate 2-epimerase, which translates into the protein MPRDTSSIPQRLQGGLIASCQPVRGGPLDRPHLVAALAQATEAGGAVALRIEGLADLEATRAVTRLPIIGLLKKEVGDSPVYITPHLADVEALAHRGAEIIAFDATRRPRPVPVADLIAAVHAHGCLAMADVSTLEEGLEAHRLGADFVGSTLSGYTDHSPRLAGPDLELVRRLAACGVRTIAEGRIATPQEARAALEAGAFAVTVGTALTRIELLTKAFVDALAEGKVAG
- the nagZ gene encoding beta-N-acetylhexosaminidase, which produces MDKTLHLAGRLMGVDIPTPALDDATRAHLAKYRFGSVCLFRKNIQDRQQLARLVAELREILGPECLISIDQEGGAVQRTTDLPEAPAPMAIGATGDAALAEAVGGAVGRALISLGINWNFAPSLDVNTNPLNPVIGDRSFGSDPAKVAALGLAWAKGLEQAGVMACVKHFPGHGDTHLDSHLALPVVQKPRALLERLEFLPFRRAVAAGVGSFMTAHIIYPELDPDYPATLSRRILSGLLRQEWGYDGVVVTDSMDMKAITHFSPDAGAAAVRAFVAGADMVLALGPKPVQAAQAEALAKAIADGSISRERLEQSLERLARAAQAFPGTPRPYRAQAEAADRTLMKEAAARSLTRYGPVRLPRPADRILFVAPDVAPGESAYENGPAAQDLARRLKERFPSLRTLAYPRQQPQAILASAQAAAKESDFILYVSTSRQQLSPAEAELAQALFALDKPALHVALWNPYHVQVVRQPALITYGWRQPTLEALVEALSGAEAPGKLPVELAE